The Halobacillus amylolyticus nucleotide sequence TATGATTCTAGTAGGAGCCATTGTGGTCTCGTTATTAGCTATTATCGCTGACTTTGTACTGAAAATGATTCAGAAAAAATTCACTCCTAAAAGTGTTCAATAAGAGAAAAGAAAGAGAGAGGTGACCTAGATGATCGAATTTGACCACGTAACTAAAACTTACAATGGCGATGTTAAGGCCATTAATGATATCAGCATGACAGTAAACGATGGGGAATTTGCTATTCTCCTTGGTCCTTCTGGCTGTGGAAAGACAACAATGCTTCGGATGGTGAATCTTCTAGAATCCATCACAGAAGGAAATATCAGTATCCAAGGTAAAAATGTAAAAGACTTAAATAAAATCGAGGTTCGCCGCAATATTGGCTATGTCATTCAAAGCAATGGCCTTTTTCCCAATATGACGATTGAAGATAATATCATGATTGTTCCAAGCTTATTTGGTTGGGACCGAAAAAAACAACGTGATCGCTATAACTATTTGATGGACTTAGTCGGTATGAATCCAGATGATTTTCGTAAACGCTATCCCCATGAGTTATCAGGGGGGCAGCAACAACGTGTCGGTGTGGCTCGCGCAATGGCTGCCGATCCTCCCGTGATGTTGATGGACGAACCATTTGGTGCGCTGGATCCGATTATCCGAAACCGTATCCAGGATGAATTCCTTTCAATCCAAAAAGAGGTCAAAAAAACGATTCTGTTTGTCAGTCACGATATCGATGAGGCTGTAAAAATGGGCGATAAAATTGCCTTGTTGCGTGATGGAGAAATCATGCAATATGACTCCCCTGCCGAGATTCTCAATCATCCGAAAAATGAATTTGTTTCCGAGTTTGTCGGACAAGATCGTGTTTTAAAAAGCATGAGCCTTTATACGGTAAATGATCTTGTGAATGCTTTTGATTTAGAGGGAGACATAGAAGACATTGTGAACACTAAAACCGTTCATGTGGATACATCGTTACGTAACACCATATCCATGCTGTTAAACCAGGAAGCTGACCAGGTCGTCATTATCGACAACAATGGCGCGAGGCTTGGTAGTGTCACATTAGGCTTGATTGAGAAGTTTTTGCATAAAGAAGTTAAAGGCAAGTGAATGGAGGGATGAACATGAATTCAAAGAAAATCATAGCTGTTGCTGTTAAGCTGTTTTTCTGGTTACTCCTCATTGCCTTTTTCTGGTGGTCTTTTACCAATGATATGTTTTCGAGAATATCAGAGGAACCCGTCCAATTCTTTAACTTGTTAAGAGATCATCTGACATTAGTCGGAATTTCAGCTGGCATTGCCATTTTAACATCAGTTCCGCTTGGCATATTGATTACGCGAGCGTCGCTAAGAAAATCTGAATGGCTGGTCGTCAACATCGCAAACCTTGGTCAAACGATTCCTAGTCTGGCAATTCTGGCATTAGCCATGGGCTTTTTAGGAATTGGTTTGAAAGCTGCTATTGTAGCTCTATATATTTATTCATTATTGCCTATATTGCAAAACACCGTTGCGGGATTAGACTCAGTTAACCCGGAAACGAAAGATGCGGCTAAAGGTATGGGACTGACTCCATTACAAATCCTGTTCAAGGTAGAACTTCCGTCTGCGGCCTACTCCATTATCGCTGGTATTCGTACAGCCGTTGTATTAAATATCGGCACGGCAGCCCTTGCTTATTTAATCGGTGGTGGAGGGCTTGGTGTTTGGATCTTTACCGGAATTCAATTGTTCGATAACTCTTATCTGATTTCTGGAGCTGTTCCTGTGACACTCCTTGCGATCGGTGTGGACTTTCTATTCCGTGGAATTCAGTACCTTTTAGTGCCGAAAGGATTGAGGCTGGCACAACAGGCAGCTATTGAATCAGTTTAAAAAATTACAGGAGGTTTTTTTAATGAAAAAAATTATCAGTTTAATTGCCACTATTATGATATCTACTCTTCTTCTCAGCGCATGCTCAGGTGGGGATGACAGTAAAGAAGTGACAGTCGGTGCAAAGAACTTTACAGAACAATTTTTGCTGGCAAAAATGACCGAACTTGTTCTTGAAGAAAACGGCTATACTGTAGATATGAAGGATAACCTTGGCTCCTCAGCTTTACGTAAGGCCCTTGAAAATGGACAAGTAGATATTACTTGGGATTATACAGGAACAGGACTCGTGACCTATAATGGTGAAGAACCGATTGCAAACAAACAAGAGGCTTTTGAAACAATAAAGGAGATTGATAAAGAAAACGGCATCACTTGGACGAACATTTCTGATATTAACAACACGTACACTCTCGTGATGCGTCAAGAACAGGCGGATAAGCTTGGAATTGAAACGATCAGCGATCTAGCCGAATATGTAAATAGTCATCCAGGTGAATTAAAAATGGCGACAGATGCGGAGTTTGCTAACCGCGCAGATGGTCTTCCTGGTGTCCTTGAAACGTATGGCTTCGAATTTGGCAAAGATCAAGTTGTTTCGATGACCTATGGTTTGAATTATGAAGCTTTGAACAACGAAGAAGTAGATGTTGCTGTTGGCTTTTCGACAGACAGCCGAATTCGCGAATTTAATTTGGTTAGTTTGAAAGATGATAAAGAATTCTTCCCATCCTACAATGCAGCTATGTCTATGACGACAGAAGTTTATGAAAAGTATCCTGAAATTGAAGAGATTTTCAAACCTTTATCGGAGGCACTGGATAGTCAAACGATGATTGAACTGAACTACCAGGTGGATGTGGAAGAACGCAGCGTAACAGATGTTGCAGAGGAATACCTTATAAATAACGGATTCCTAGAAGAATAAAAAGAGGTAGTGCCGGTTATCTATGATAACTGGCATTATTTTTACTTAGTGTTCAGGTTTGACCCGAGCGCATTATGGTACATGAAAAGATTCAAGGGAAACAAAACAATAGGAAAACAATAAATCAATCTTTGAGGTGAACAATAATGTGCGGCATTTATGCCATGACAGGAAAAACAACAGAAAAAACTATGAATCAAATATTGGAGAGCATGCACCATCGAGGTCCAGATGAAGGCAAGGCGATCTCACTCAAGAATTTCCACCTAGGCCAACGTCGACTCTCTATCATCGGTCTCGAAGACGGTATTCAACCGATTGGAAGCAAAGATGATGACAAGTGGATTGTCTGTAACGGGGAAATTTATAATTATCTCTCTTTAAAGGAAGAGCTTTCTAGAACAACCAGCTTCTTGACTGCATCTGACAGCGAAGTTGCTTTGAAGATGTATGAACAGAAAGGGCCTGAAGGTGTTCGGGATTTAGATGGAATGTTTGCTTTTTTCATTGCCGATCAAAAGAATAACACCTTCATGGCTGCTCGCGATACACTTGGAATTAAGCCACTTTATTATGGGAAAGACGAAGAAGGAAACCTTGCTTTCTCTTCTGAACTTAAGACCTTGTACTTAGTTACAGAGAAAGTACACGAATTTCCACCAGGCTATTATTATACACCAGAAGACGGATTTGTTTGTTACCGTAAAATTAAAACTCCCCATGAAAGTGAGGTGTTTAATTCCACAAACGAAAAGGCGATCATGGCTGGGATTGAACGTGATCTCAAGAGGTCTGTGGATAAACGCTTGCTAGCTGACGTAGAGGTAGGTGTGCTGTTAAGTGGTGGTCTTGATTCTAGCTTGATTGCTGCATTGGCGGCAAAATTAGAAAAAGGCAATGCCCCTGTAAAGTCATTTTGTGTGGGAGCAGAAGGAAGCGAAGATATCGTCCGTGCGAGAGAAGTAGCTCAAGCCATTGGAAGCGAGCACTATGAATATATTTATAGTAAAGCGGAACTCATTGAAGTACTTCCTGAAGTTATTTATAACCTTGAATCGTTTGAGCCATCGCTGGTGCGAAGTGCGCTGCCAAATTACTTCGTCTCTCGTCTTGCTGCTCAGCATGTGAAGGTAATTTTATCTGGGGAAGGAGCTGATGAGCTATTCGCTGGGTATGATTACATGAAGGATTTCTCGGATACCAAGCAGCTGAACAGCGAAATCATTCGCGTTATTAACACCTTACATAACATTAACTTACAACGGGCTGACCGGATGAGTATGGCCCATTCCCTTGAGTTACGGGTGCCGTTTCTCGATCTTGAATTAATTGATTTCGCACTCAAGATACCTGCAGATCTTAAACTTCATAATAAGAAAACGATGGAAAAAAACATTCTTCGCAATTCTTTTAACAACGTGCTTCCTGAACATATTCTCTGGCGGAAGAAAGAAGAATTTTCCGCAGGAAGCGGTGCATTAGACATTCTTGATGCCTATGCTGAGGAAACCATTTCAGATAAAGCATGGAAAAAACTTGATGCAGAGGCACCCATTCGTATGCGTAGCAAACAGGAATGCCTTTATTTTCAAATATTTAAAGAACAATTTCCTTATTCTACAGCTATTAACACTGTAGGCCGCTGGGCAACATCCTAATCAAGACGCTTCTAAGATTTATCGGGAAACTCTTAAAATTATATTACGTTCTTAGGGGTACTGATCGAAGTGCGAATTTCCCTACTATTGCAAATCACATTTGTATTTTTTGTTTACTCCCTGTGCTAACAGATTAACTCCTTACTAAAGGAGAAGGAATATGTTAATAGGTTCGAATAAAGTTTTATAAATGAGTCCCACCTCCTTTAAAAAGAGGTGGGATTTGACTAGTGATTCTTTCTCCACTTTGTACCTCTACCTAACCCAGTTTACTCAATAAAACCTTTTTCTCTTAACACTGTAAGTACTCGGTTGATCATCAATTAACCAACACCAGGACAGGCTTTGCGAATCTTCTCTTCTTAAAATCAGTGTACTTCTTAATCCTAGCTTGTTTATTCTCTTCCCTGTCTGAACTAATCTGACTCTAGGTTCTAATTCCATAGGACATATTCTTGAATAAATTGGAGGTATTTTACAGATGATATAAGAACAATACCATGGAAAGAGGCGAAAAGATGACCAGAGCAATCGAAGCAATTACGAGCGTGGTAAGAAGTTTGGTTGACGACGAACCAAAACCGCCCTTGCATGTCGGGGAAGTCATGGCGTTATGGACAGCTCTAGCTTCATTTCAAGAAGCCCATTATTTATATGAAGCGGGACTAAATACCACTCAGGATCCAGATTTAAAGCAAGCTGTTCAAGGGGCATTGGATGCCTCCAAAAAAGATTCGAAAATGATTAAGGATTTCCTGAAAAAAGAGGGTGTGCCGTTGCCGGCGGTAAGTGAAGAAAAGCCGAAATCCAACCCTAATGATATTCCTCCTGGGGTGAAAATGACTGATAGTGAGTTGGCGAACACCATTTCTATTAAGCTTGCTGCTGTTATTTCTTTTTGTGGCACATCTATCGCTCAATGTATTCGGAGTGATGTGGGAATTATGTTTCTTGAAGTTCAAGCGGAGGTTTTAAAGCTGAATGCAACTTTTAAGGAACAGATGAAGAAGAAGGGGTGGCTTAAAATACCACCGTATTATTATCCTTCAGGGAGACCAGACCAGAGTTAGTTCAAAATTAGGGGGACGTCAATAGCGTATTTACGTTCCTCCCCGTGTGTAAAAGTTTCACCTTATGGGAGCACAGCACAGCATTCACAGACTAAATGCATGTGTTGCTACTCATCAATAAAGACGATTTGATATGAACAAGTCAAATCGTCTTTCACGCGAATGGTAGTACATAAGCTATAGGATGAGAGTCCTGACCGAAACGTATGTGAATCTATTATTCTATTCTTTCGTTGCCTTATTCGCCTTGCTTAATGAACTTCCTTACTTCACGCTCACCTTAATTTGTAAATACGCAAAAACTCCCCAAATACGAAAACACCTTAATAAATCGTGGATATATTTTTAGAATAGTCATCTTTTGAATTACGGCGTTTGAACAGAGTGTTCTTCGATTAACTTTAAAAGCTGTACTTTCCATTGGCATTTGATTGTCTAGTTTAATCGGTACCTGGACCCAACTATCTTAGCGTAGCAGGGTTCAGTATTTTATTCGTGTATCCAACTTGGTGTCGTAATCAATGTGATCGATTCTGTTAATGCCTGCTACCCGCTTCATATGGGGAGAGTGGGTATTTTTTATGTGGATAAAAAAAAACGAGATTGTTTGACACCTGGATCAATTACCGAACGATTATAGAACATGAAGGGGGTTATTTTTCAAGACAATTTGGAAAAGAAGCCTACATCAAATTTCTAAGGAGGAATTTTATATGGACTATGTCAAGGAAATTCATGCATTCTATGATCAGATTGAGGTGAATCCAGTTTCTGCTTCGGCGGTGGTGTTGTGGCACGCGATGATGAACTTCAATGCTAAAGCGGGTTGGAAGAAAGAATTTAAGGTGGGCGGCCCAGCATTATGTGTTAAGTCCAGGTTGGGGGAAACTACGTTCAAACGGGCACGTCAAGAACTGAAAGGAAAAGGGTACATTATTCACAAATCAGGGAAGCCAAAAGAGATGCCAACGTACATGATGATCTCATTGCAAAGAAAGGGGGTTAATTAAATGAATTATCTCAAGGAAACTATTGCGTTCTATGATCAAGTTGATCTGAAACAGCTCTCGTCATCAGCTGTTGCCTTGTGGGGCAGTCTTATGTATATCAACAATAAGACGGGTTGGAAAAAAGAATTTACCGCACCTGCCTCGGTGTTACGGGCGAAATCTGGACTGAGAGATAGTTCCTTCAAACTTGCACGAAAAGAATTGGATCAGAAGGGATTTATACGTTACAAATCAGGAAACTGGAATCACGCTCCCGGTTATCAAATGATCTCAATAAAATCGATGATCGACCACGAAACCAACTACCCTGCTAACTACTCTACTGACGAGTTACCTGACCACCTAGGTGACCAGCTTACTAGCCCATTATTTAAACAAAACAAAAAGAAACAAAAAGAAGTAGTGGCAGGTGAACGGAGTCCACATACTTTTTATGAACAAAATATGAGCATGCTGACGCCATTTATTGCTGAGAAGATTACCCAGTGGTGTGAAGAGATGTCGGATGAGCTTGTTATCGAGGCGATGAAAATGGCTATCGGCCAGAATAAGTTGTTTTTCCAGTACAGCGAAGGGATTTTAAAGCAGTGGAGAAAAAAGGGAGTACGGACGTTGCAAGCGGCAAAGTCAATGAAGCGGGAAGCGGGACAAAAACAAAAGCACTCACCCCAACACTCGAAAACGCACGCTATTTTGGACAAATTACTTGAGGAGGACGATCTATGGATAGACGTGAAGCCGTAGAAGTGTTGAAAACAATCAGTGAACTGTACCCGACCAAGTTTGAGATGACGGAACGTAAGGCGCGTGTATTAGTTCCCGAGCTTCTGAAAATGGATTATTCAGCTGTGATGAGCAGACTCGCCAACTATGCGATAGGCCATCCTTTTCCACCAACGATTTCTGAAATCGCCGTATATCCCCGGAAGAAAATGAGTATTTGACTAAAGTATGTAAGTGGGAAGAGGAATCTGCAAGTGTGCCAGAGGAAACGAAACGTCGTTTTCGTGTGAGGCTTAATCAGCTAGTGAAGGAGATGTCCTGTGATTCATAATCGTGAGGCTGAGCAGGCCGTGCTTGGAGCTATTCTTTTCGAGGGTACACTGATGAAGGACGTGTTTCTGCTGGCTGAGCATTTTGAAAGTCCAGACCATCAGACCCTTTTCCAAGCGATCAAAAAAGTTTACGAGAGTGACCAACCGATTACGATCGTATCCGTAACGACAGAATTAGGCGATCTTGTGGGGAGAATCGGGAGCGTTAGTTACCTGCTTTCACTGGCTGATTCCGTTCCGACAACAATGACGATTAAGCAAGATCAACGGATGGTACTGGATGCCTATCGAAATCGCAAAACGAGAGAAATGGCACTGGAGTACGCTGAAAAGCCATGCGATGAAGCATTGGATGAGCTCGTGGGTCAATTGGAGGGTTTGCGCGGTGTTAGAGTGGAGCAGAGCCTGCCGTCAACGTACGATCACTTGATCGAAATTGCCAATGAGATGGCTGATCCTCCCGAAAACGGCCAAACCGGTTTTTCGACGGGCTACATAGAATTCGATCAAATGACAGGCGGAATGCAGCGAGGAGATTTAATCATTGTGGCCGCACGTCCTTCGATGGGAAAAACAGCCTTTGCCCTGAACATGGCATCACATCATTGCAAGCAGGGAGGGTCAGTCCAATTGTTTAGCTTAGAAATGGGCACCAAGTCGCTTTTGAGGCGGATGATATCGATGGAAGCGGAAATTGATGGGCAAAAGTGGCGGTCAATGAATTTCTCGGTTGACGATTATAACAAGGCTATGACAGCCATTGGAGAGATCGCCCACTGGTCACTGAATATCTATGAACAGGAGCACACAGTTCATGACATCCGAACAAAAGTACGGCAAGTGATGCAGGAAGACCAGGGACGTAACCAAATGGTGATCATTGATTACTTGCAGCTCATGACAGCGAAGGGGCGTTATGAACGTCGCGATTTAGAAGTCGGGGCGATGACGAGAGAGCTAAAGCTTCTTTCCCGGGAATTGGACGTGCCGATCATCCTATTATCCCAGTTATCAAGAGGTGTTGAGCAGCGACAGGACAAGCGTCCGCTCATGTCTGATTTGAGAGAATCGGGGAATATTGAGCAGGATGCTGATGTGATTGGTTTTTTGTATCGGGATGATTATTATAATAAGAATTCGGAGGAGCGGGGGCGGGTTGAGGTTTTGTTAAGGAAGCAGCGGAATGGGCCAGTTGGGAGCATCAAACTGAAGTTCTTGAAGGAGTATGGGAAGTTTGTGGGTGGGGTAGTAAAAATATAACCTTATAGTTTTTCCTGCTTTAATAAAGCAAGCAATATGAACCTGGTCTAAACTAAAGCCAGCCGACGAGTTGAATGAATTGATTAAATCGGTTAGATCGGTATCATTAAGATCATGAATATAGAATAATATTAAACTTTTTTATAAATAAAGGAAAAATAGTGATCCATATTCTGCTGGTTTTCGATAGCTTAGTAAGGAAATAGTATGAAATCAGATTGTTTTAATAGTTCCAATGAATTAGCTGGGAGTATAGTAAAATCAGACTGAAGAATCGCTGTTTTCTTACCTAATCTAAAAGACGGTTATATTCAATGACAAAAGGCTTTATTGAACGAAGGATGTTCGATTTGCTGCCCGTATTGAACGTATGGATTGACATTCAGGATGTCTTCAAATTTTAACAACTATGAATAAGTTAAATTGGGAGGGAGACCTGTGGAAAATGAACTCCAAAAGGAAATCGAACACCTAAGGGAAGAATTATATGACCTGTATACAGTTCATAAAACGATGGCTCATCCTCAAGTGATTTGTCTGAGCCAATTATTAGATGAAAAAATAAGCACCTATCAAAAAATGAACGTTACGTGTTCCTAGAATATTTTTTACAAGTCTCAAAGGAACGATTATAAGGCAATAAATAACGCAGATTAAAAGGGTTTTGTTTCGAATGGGAGAGGCGCCCGGTGGGAATGGAGGGGATTGTATTGGAAGAATTAATAGGGACTTATAACTTTTGGTTTGTTGGACTATCCATTGTCATAGCCGCATTTGCCTCCTATACAGCCCTCGACCTTGGAGGGCGTGTCTCCCATTCTACTGGGTGGCGAAAAAAAGCCTGGTTGTTAGGTGGTTCGATTACAATGGGGATCGGCATCTGGTCCATGCATTTCGTGGGGATGATTGCTTTTCAACTTCCTATGCCAATGAGTTATGATCCTCTCCTAGTTTTTCTTTCCATGCTGGCAGCTTTTCTGGGATCATTTATTTCTCTGTTTCTTGTCAGCCATCGAACCTTAACACTTCGTCGTTTAATAGGGGGAGGCATTTTCATGGGGATCGCCATCGTATCCATGCATTACATCGGCATGGTCGCGATGGAAATGGTCACCATAAATTATGATCCTTTCTATCTGACGTTGTCAGTTCTAGTGGCGATCTTAGCTTCGATGACCGCACTCAAATTATCATATGAGCTTTCCAATCGCGTAAGTTCCGTTCAACTGTTTACCCTTAAATTGGCAAGTGCTATCCTTATGGGCGCGGCTATATCTGGTATGCATTACATTGGGATGACAGCAGCCACTTTTTATTCTATGCCACACGCAGCAGCGTCCCACCCTGGAACCATCAACTCCACACTGCTAGCTATTGGGATCGCTATCTTCACCCTCTTGATGCAGTCATTTCTAATATTTGGGACGGTCACGGATCGCAGGTTAGCCATCCAAGCAACTAAATTAAGAGAAATGGCCTATTTTGACCACTTAACAGGGTTATCAAACCGTAGGCGTTTTATAGAATACTTAGATAAATATATGAGAGAGGAGAGGAGATTTGCTGTATTTTTCCTTGATTTGAATCGGTTTAAAATCATTAATGATGCACTGGGGCACAATGCAGGTGATTTATTATTAAAAGGGGTTTCAGAAAGGCTTCGGTCCTGCATTAGAAAGGGCGACCTTGTAGCCCGTCTAGGCGGGGATGAATTTACCATTATCATGTCTGATATTCAATCGTTAAATGAACCAACGACCCTTGCCAAGAGGGTGATTAAGGCACTAGAAAAGCCATTTTTGATTAATAATAATGAACTTCATACAACGGTGAGTATTGGGATTGCCATGGTACCAGAAGACGGTGATTCTTCAGATGTCATTATGAAACATGCGGATATGGCTATGTATGCTTCAAAGCAACGAAGCAAAAGCAAATACTACTACTATTCTTCTACCATTGGCGAAAAGTCAGAAAACCGACTATGTGAGGAACAACAGCTGCGAGAGGGGATTGAACAGAATGAATTTTTCCTGGAGTATCAACCCCAAATTGATGCTTCCTCTAACCAACTTATAGGGGTTGAATCCTTAGTAAGATGGTTGAGGCCTAATGGAAAAATCAAGCCCCCTAACAGTTTCATTCCATTAGCAGAGGAAACAGCCCTTATTATTCCACTCGGTAAAAAGATTCTCGACATGGCTTGCCGCCAAGCAAAAGACTGGTCTGACAAAGGGTTCCCAACTCGTGTATCCGTGAACCTCTCAGCAAGACAATTTCAATCGGAAGACATTGTCCAGGTGGTCTCCTCTTTGTTGGAACAATATCAGTTGCGGCCTGAACTGCTTGAATTAGAGGTCACCGAAAGTATGACGATGGAAAACATAGAGCGCTCCATTTTGATCCTGAATGAGTTTCGAAGGTTAGGTGTGTATCTATCCATAGATGATTTCGGTACAGCGCACAGCTCCCTGCGCTATTTAAAGGATTTTCCTATCCAGCAGTTAAAGATTGATCGATCATTTATAAGGGAAATAAACTTAGATCCGAAAACAGAACGAATTACGAGTGCGATTATTGCCATGGGGCAACACTTAAATCTCGAAACCATTGCAGAAGGGGTAGAAACCGAAGAACAACTTTCATTCCTGCTTAATCAAAACTGCACGAATATTCAAGGTTTTTTTTTCAGTAAGCCGATTTCGGTGGAGAACATCGAAAAAAGATATTTTCAAAGGCAAACGACAGACATAGTAACCCCAATGCTTCAACTTGAAGCTCTTTGTTGTGCTTTTAGTTGCAATTGAAAGAAATGGGGATTAGAATGAAGGACTGAGACAGGAATAAAAAAGTTCGGTCTTTATAAAGGGATGAGAATCATGGAAAAGAAATCACTGCAATCAGAAGTAGCGAGTTACATAGGTAAGTTATTAAGAGATAACTTTGGGAAGGGACCTACATCTGTGTATGTTTCCATTGAGGGTCCATATATCACGATATATCTTCGCGAGTTTTTAGCTCCCATGGAACGCGTATTGGTTGGTCAGGACCATGACATGAAGGTGGAAGAGACACGAGATTTATTGATGACTGAACTTCTGCCTGAAATAAAAGCTTCACTTAAGCTTATGACAGGTCTAAAAGTGGACGAAATTTTCTATGACTGGTCACTATCTGACCACTCGGGTATGCTATTAGGTGTGCTTGCTAATGAGAATGATGTAGAGGAAGATCTGCCTCATTACCCGACTAAAGAAAAAATACATGAAGAGATCACACGTGTAAGTGAGCAGGCAGAGAAAGCACCTGAAAAGGTCGATTCCTATATGTTAAATTCACGAACGCTCTTAATTGTTCGGGACGGGATCCTTGTCAGAATAGAGAAAGAGTTAATTAACTCTGGATTCGGAGAGACGTTAAAACTGACTAAACGAAAGCTTGAAAAGACGCTATTAAGGCAGTCCTACTGTGAAAGTATTCTAGATCAACAAGTTGTTGATGTTTTTGCAGATTGGGAC carries:
- a CDS encoding Na-translocating system protein MpsC family protein: MEKKSLQSEVASYIGKLLRDNFGKGPTSVYVSIEGPYITIYLREFLAPMERVLVGQDHDMKVEETRDLLMTELLPEIKASLKLMTGLKVDEIFYDWSLSDHSGMLLGVLANENDVEEDLPHYPTKEKIHEEITRVSEQAEKAPEKVDSYMLNSRTLLIVRDGILVRIEKELINSGFGETLKLTKRKLEKTLLRQSYCESILDQQVVDVFADWDFHKDKSYILFILKPN